A stretch of Syntrophorhabdaceae bacterium DNA encodes these proteins:
- the tsaB gene encoding tRNA (adenosine(37)-N6)-threonylcarbamoyltransferase complex dimerization subunit type 1 TsaB, translating to MLILTIDNSMDLLNIGLAQGEALIEERNLKEPRPSEIIAHAVSDILSHNAQTIENVDAIFVTLGPGSFTGVRVCLAFSKGMSSALKIPLVGVSTLDVLAMSLVHLEETYLCPLIDAKKGEVFRALYFASKGTLTRLTDYRAVKPEAVTDMVKTPCVFFGTGLRVCEDVLSTIGGVTLEKDHYTTVSARSLLKTGLAAMGARSGGRIIPIYGRRSEAEIKFNVTVD from the coding sequence ATGCTCATACTCACCATCGACAACTCCATGGACCTCCTCAATATTGGCCTGGCTCAGGGGGAGGCTCTCATTGAAGAGAGGAACCTAAAAGAACCCCGTCCTTCTGAAATCATAGCGCATGCAGTTTCGGACATCCTGAGTCACAACGCGCAGACGATCGAGAACGTAGACGCTATATTCGTCACCCTCGGTCCGGGTTCTTTCACCGGAGTCAGGGTTTGTCTGGCCTTCTCTAAGGGCATGAGCTCGGCCCTCAAAATACCCCTCGTTGGCGTTTCTACGCTTGATGTTCTCGCCATGTCCTTAGTGCATCTCGAGGAAACGTATCTCTGTCCGCTCATCGACGCAAAAAAGGGTGAGGTCTTCCGTGCGCTCTATTTCGCTTCAAAGGGGACCCTCACACGGCTTACCGATTACCGTGCGGTGAAACCTGAAGCCGTAACCGACATGGTAAAGACGCCCTGTGTCTTCTTCGGCACAGGTCTTCGAGTCTGCGAAGATGTGCTTTCGACCATTGGAGGTGTGACCCTTGAGAAAGACCATTACACGACGGTCTCGGCGCGCTCTCTGTTAAAGACGGGGCTCGCCGCCATGGGCGCTCGGTCAGGGGGAAGGATCATCCCGATCTACGGGCGAAGATCTGAGGCGGAGATCAAGTTCAACGTGACAGTCGATTAA
- the rseP gene encoding RIP metalloprotease RseP has translation MIDFLFAIIALSVLIIVHEFGHYITARLFQVKVLEFSLGFGKKLLQYQGGETQYAISAVPLGGYVKLLGESPDEKVEEEEQHRSFSHKPPFKRFLIVFAGPFFNLLFASLISYCFLISGHTVGTKVGIVEKGYPAYEAGVRSGDVIVRVEGKRIFEWSDLRWEIAFADPGPLHFTFRRDGKDFSVVITPQEVEAKDALGNARKMRIVGLGASEELKENVLSAIPMAMYETYNVVEKTVIGLYRMIVGRIPAKEIGGPITILQLGTKLAEGGLWSLASFAALISISLGVINLLPIPVLDGGHILFNLIEIITGKRASEKTIEIAQKIGLTIIILLMAFALFNDIQRLGGAGGLLEKARYFISALVSKFRILSSKFSP, from the coding sequence ATGATTGATTTTCTATTTGCCATTATAGCCTTAAGCGTTCTCATTATAGTGCACGAATTCGGCCATTATATAACGGCCCGCCTCTTTCAGGTAAAGGTGCTTGAATTCTCTCTCGGTTTCGGAAAGAAACTCCTTCAGTACCAAGGGGGAGAAACCCAATACGCAATCTCGGCCGTACCCCTTGGGGGATACGTAAAGCTTCTCGGCGAATCCCCGGACGAAAAGGTCGAGGAAGAAGAACAACACAGGTCCTTCTCGCATAAACCTCCGTTCAAACGGTTTCTTATTGTTTTTGCCGGCCCCTTTTTCAATCTGCTCTTCGCGTCACTCATTTCCTATTGCTTCCTGATAAGCGGACACACCGTAGGGACAAAGGTGGGGATCGTGGAGAAAGGTTATCCGGCCTATGAAGCCGGCGTTCGTTCGGGTGATGTCATTGTCCGTGTTGAGGGTAAAAGAATCTTTGAGTGGAGTGACCTCCGCTGGGAAATCGCCTTCGCAGACCCGGGACCCTTGCATTTCACCTTTCGAAGGGATGGTAAAGATTTCAGTGTTGTGATTACGCCTCAGGAAGTCGAGGCCAAGGACGCTCTGGGCAATGCGAGAAAGATGAGGATCGTTGGACTCGGGGCGTCGGAGGAGCTGAAAGAAAATGTCTTGAGCGCCATACCCATGGCAATGTATGAGACCTATAACGTGGTGGAAAAGACGGTCATCGGGCTCTACCGCATGATAGTGGGACGCATTCCAGCCAAAGAGATCGGTGGACCCATCACCATCCTGCAGCTTGGAACAAAGCTCGCCGAGGGCGGTTTGTGGAGTCTCGCTTCCTTCGCCGCACTCATCAGCATCAGTCTCGGCGTTATTAACCTCCTCCCCATACCGGTTCTGGATGGGGGCCATATACTCTTCAATCTCATCGAAATCATAACGGGAAAAAGGGCTTCAGAGAAAACCATAGAAATCGCGCAGAAGATAGGGTTAACAATCATTATCTTGCTCATGGCTTTCGCCCTGTTTAACGATATCCAACGACTCGGAGGGGCTGGCGGCCTACTCGAGAAGGCGCGTTACTTTATCTCTGCGTTGGTGTCCAAATTCAGAATCTTGTCGAGCAAGTTCTCGCCCTGA